One Prunus dulcis chromosome 8, ALMONDv2, whole genome shotgun sequence DNA window includes the following coding sequences:
- the LOC117637521 gene encoding cytochrome P450 CYP749A22-like isoform X1: MCSLGGMVLTLSSFLCLLLVLVLIKILHKLWWTPTRIQKQMGLQGIQGPPYRLIHGNNKEISQMMKEAMARPKSISHDTLPLVQPHIHYWTKIYGKNYLQWHGSQAQLVITEPELCKQILNNKDGAYPKKEVQNFVKKLLGDGLVSTTKAEKWEKLRKLATLSFHGESLKSMIPAMVASTETMLGRWKNYEGKEIDVLQEFRLLTSEVISRTAFGSSYIEGKHIFEMLTKLGFIIYKNYLAIRVPVISKFFKTSDEIESEKLEKGIRDSIIEIIKKREEKAMTGVEDRFGSDYLGLLVKAQHDANDSQRISVDEVVDDCKTFYMSGQETTTTLLSWTVLLLAIHTDWQEEARKEVIQLFGKETPHPDGISKLKTISMIINESLRLYPPPVSIIRKVEQEVRLGKLTLPPNLDLVISTIAIHHDPEIWGQDVHLFKPERFLEGVAKATNNNIGAFIPFGLGPRTCVGLNFGSTEAKIALSMILQRYSFTLSPGYVHFPLHYLTVRPQLGVQVMLHSL; encoded by the exons atgtgTTCTTTAGGAGGCATGGTATTGACTCTTTCAAGCTTTCTGTGCTTGTTGCTGGTCTTAGTTCTCATCAAGATCCTTCACAAGCTATGGTGGACTCCAACTCGCATACAGAAGCAGATGGGTCTGCAGGGGATCCAAGGCCCTCCTTACAGACTCATCCATGGtaacaacaaagaaatttcCCAGATGATGAAAGAAGCCATGGCCAGGCCCAAAAGTATATCCCACGACACACTTCCTTTAGTCCAACCTCACATTCACTACTGGACCAAGATTTATG GAAAGAATTATCTGCAGTGGCATGGTTCTCAAGCTCAATTGGTGATCACAGAACCCGAATTGTGCAAACAGATACTGAATAACAAAGATGGAGCTTATCCAAAAAAAGAGGTCCAAAACTTTGTAAAGAAGCTATTAGGAGATGGCCTGGTGTCAACAACCAAAGCtgaaaaatgggaaaaattgAGAAAGTTGGCCACTCTTTCTTTCCATGGAGAGAGCTTAAAA AGTATGATTCCAGCAATGGTAGCTAGTACTGAGACAATGCTAGGAAGGTGGAAAAATTATGAAGGAAAAGAGATTGATGTGCTTCAAGAGTTTAGGTTGTTGACTTCAGAAGTGATTTCCAGAACAGCATTTGGCAGCAGCTATATTGAAGGAAAGCATATTTTTGAGATGTTGACCAAGTTAGGCTTCATAATCTACAAAAATTATCTCGCAATCAGGGTTCCTGTCATTAG TAAGTTCTTCAAAACCAGTGATGAGATAGAATCGGAGAAACTTGAGAAAGGTATACGGGACTCTATAATAGagattattaagaaaagagaagagaaggcaATGACCGGAGTAGAAGACAGATTTGGAAGTGATTATCTTGGATTACTTGTAAAGGCTCAACATGATGCCAATGACAGCCAGAGGATTTCGGTGGACGAAGTTGTTGATGATTGCAAGACGTTTTACATGTCCGGACAAGAAACTACTACTACTTTGCTTTCTTGGACTGTCTTGCTTCTGGCAATCCATACAGATTGGCAAGAGGAAGCAAGAAAGGAGGTCATACAATTATTTGGCAAAGAAACTCCACATCCCGATGGCATTTCCAAACTGAAAACA ATTAGTATGATCATTAATGAGTCTCTAAGGTTATATCCTCCACCTGTTTCAATTATACGGAAAGTTGAACAGGAAGTTAGACTGGGAAAGCTCACTCTTCCTCCTAATCTTGACTTGGTTATCTCAACCATAGCAATTCACCATGATCCTGAAATCTGGGGACAGGATGTGCATCTTTTCAAACCAGAGAGATTCTTGGAAGGGGTTGCTAAAGCAACTAACAATAACATAGGTGCATTCATACCATTTGGATTGGGACCTCGAACTTGTGTGGGTTTGAACTTTGGCTCCACTGAAGCGAAAATTGCTCTGTCAATGATTCTACAACGCTACTCCTTCACTCTTTCCCCTGGTTATGTTCACTTTCCCTTGCATTATCTTACAGTTCGGCCGCAGCTTGGAGTTCAGGTAATGCTACACTCACTTTGA
- the LOC117637521 gene encoding cytochrome P450 CYP749A22-like isoform X2 has protein sequence MNYLQWHGSQAQLVITEPELCKQILNNKDGAYPKKEVQNFVKKLLGDGLVSTTKAEKWEKLRKLATLSFHGESLKSMIPAMVASTETMLGRWKNYEGKEIDVLQEFRLLTSEVISRTAFGSSYIEGKHIFEMLTKLGFIIYKNYLAIRVPVISKFFKTSDEIESEKLEKGIRDSIIEIIKKREEKAMTGVEDRFGSDYLGLLVKAQHDANDSQRISVDEVVDDCKTFYMSGQETTTTLLSWTVLLLAIHTDWQEEARKEVIQLFGKETPHPDGISKLKTISMIINESLRLYPPPVSIIRKVEQEVRLGKLTLPPNLDLVISTIAIHHDPEIWGQDVHLFKPERFLEGVAKATNNNIGAFIPFGLGPRTCVGLNFGSTEAKIALSMILQRYSFTLSPGYVHFPLHYLTVRPQLGVQVMLHSL, from the exons ATG AATTATCTGCAGTGGCATGGTTCTCAAGCTCAATTGGTGATCACAGAACCCGAATTGTGCAAACAGATACTGAATAACAAAGATGGAGCTTATCCAAAAAAAGAGGTCCAAAACTTTGTAAAGAAGCTATTAGGAGATGGCCTGGTGTCAACAACCAAAGCtgaaaaatgggaaaaattgAGAAAGTTGGCCACTCTTTCTTTCCATGGAGAGAGCTTAAAA AGTATGATTCCAGCAATGGTAGCTAGTACTGAGACAATGCTAGGAAGGTGGAAAAATTATGAAGGAAAAGAGATTGATGTGCTTCAAGAGTTTAGGTTGTTGACTTCAGAAGTGATTTCCAGAACAGCATTTGGCAGCAGCTATATTGAAGGAAAGCATATTTTTGAGATGTTGACCAAGTTAGGCTTCATAATCTACAAAAATTATCTCGCAATCAGGGTTCCTGTCATTAG TAAGTTCTTCAAAACCAGTGATGAGATAGAATCGGAGAAACTTGAGAAAGGTATACGGGACTCTATAATAGagattattaagaaaagagaagagaaggcaATGACCGGAGTAGAAGACAGATTTGGAAGTGATTATCTTGGATTACTTGTAAAGGCTCAACATGATGCCAATGACAGCCAGAGGATTTCGGTGGACGAAGTTGTTGATGATTGCAAGACGTTTTACATGTCCGGACAAGAAACTACTACTACTTTGCTTTCTTGGACTGTCTTGCTTCTGGCAATCCATACAGATTGGCAAGAGGAAGCAAGAAAGGAGGTCATACAATTATTTGGCAAAGAAACTCCACATCCCGATGGCATTTCCAAACTGAAAACA ATTAGTATGATCATTAATGAGTCTCTAAGGTTATATCCTCCACCTGTTTCAATTATACGGAAAGTTGAACAGGAAGTTAGACTGGGAAAGCTCACTCTTCCTCCTAATCTTGACTTGGTTATCTCAACCATAGCAATTCACCATGATCCTGAAATCTGGGGACAGGATGTGCATCTTTTCAAACCAGAGAGATTCTTGGAAGGGGTTGCTAAAGCAACTAACAATAACATAGGTGCATTCATACCATTTGGATTGGGACCTCGAACTTGTGTGGGTTTGAACTTTGGCTCCACTGAAGCGAAAATTGCTCTGTCAATGATTCTACAACGCTACTCCTTCACTCTTTCCCCTGGTTATGTTCACTTTCCCTTGCATTATCTTACAGTTCGGCCGCAGCTTGGAGTTCAGGTAATGCTACACTCACTTTGA